Within the Pseudomonadota bacterium genome, the region TGACCGGCAAGAAGATCGACGAGCTCCAGGAGGTCATCCAGACCCTGCGTGCCCAGAAACTCGAAGTCCCGCTGCAGTACGTGAACATGAAAGCGTAACGAACGCGCTGTATCATCGCCCTACCATCGCTCCACCATCGCCTTTTCATCGCAGTACCATCGCAGTTAAACTGCGATCTCAGATCACAGATCCAGATTGAGAGAACAGGTTCTGAGATCAGATATCAGAACTCAGAGCCCTACGGCAGGGCCTCGATCTTGACGTATGCCAGCTTGAGGCGCGATTTGAGGGCTTCCTGCTGGCCTGAGGGCATAAGCTCGAAGGCATGGGCGAGATCAAGACAGGCCGAGACTTCAGCGATTGAGCCCAGCGATATCTGGAAGAATCGGCGGCGCTCCCGGCCGTACGCACGTTTGCCGTTGCCCTCTGCGAGGTTTAAGACCGCCGACGACATCGCGCGATTGAGCTGATCGGCGAGGAACCCGTTTCCCCGCGGCCACTTGGCGACCCTCTTTGCAAGGTCCTCTGCCAGCGCCATCAACTGCCTGAAGCAATCCAGCTTTTCGTGATTCATAATTCCTCCTGTGAAGTTGGTTTTTTCGTTGCCCTCTCAAATTGGGTGGAGGGCAACGCAAAAACCAACTCAAGGGAGGTTTAAAATGTTTCACGAAAAGCTGAATTGCTACAAGCAGTCGGTCGAAATGGCAGAGGACCTCAGCA harbors:
- a CDS encoding four helix bundle protein, yielding MNHEKLDCFRQLMALAEDLAKRVAKWPRGNGFLADQLNRAMSSAVLNLAEGNGKRAYGRERRRFFQISLGSIAEVSACLDLAHAFELMPSGQQEALKSRLKLAYVKIEALP